In the Tepidimicrobium xylanilyticum genome, one interval contains:
- the ychF gene encoding redox-regulated ATPase YchF — MKLGIVGLPNVGKSTLFNALTAAKAEAENYPFCTIEPNVGIVPVPDERLDLLARLINPEKITPATIEFYDIAGLVRGASKGEGLGNKFLSHIREVESLIHVVRCFEDDNITHVEGKIDPIHDIEIINLELMLSDLEIIDNRLQKVEKLAKGNKAYSKEFELLNRLKKAIEEGKPLRSLNLEYDEINIIKNYGLLSLKPVLYACNIGEEDLLDVGKNKYVDLVEEYAKKEESQVVVFSAKIEAEISQLSKEEKEIFLSELGLKESGLDRLVKASYDLLGLMSFLTAGPKEVRAWTIKKGTKAPQAAGKIHSDMEKGFIRAEVINYKDLLECGGMAKAKEKGLVRLEGKDYIIQDGDVVLFRFNV, encoded by the coding sequence ATGAAATTAGGAATAGTCGGACTACCCAATGTTGGAAAGAGCACTCTATTTAACGCATTAACTGCTGCAAAAGCAGAGGCAGAGAATTATCCATTTTGTACTATAGAGCCAAATGTAGGAATAGTGCCTGTTCCAGATGAAAGATTGGATTTGTTAGCAAGACTTATTAACCCAGAAAAAATAACTCCTGCTACCATTGAATTCTATGACATAGCCGGTCTGGTAAGGGGGGCAAGTAAAGGAGAAGGATTAGGAAACAAATTCTTATCCCATATCAGGGAAGTAGAATCCCTAATTCATGTAGTTAGGTGTTTTGAAGATGATAATATTACTCACGTAGAAGGGAAAATAGACCCTATTCATGATATTGAAATTATCAATTTAGAGCTAATGTTATCGGATTTAGAAATTATAGACAATAGGCTGCAGAAGGTAGAAAAATTGGCAAAAGGAAATAAAGCATATAGTAAGGAATTTGAATTATTAAACAGATTAAAGAAAGCCATTGAAGAAGGCAAGCCTTTAAGAAGTTTAAATTTGGAATATGATGAAATAAATATAATTAAAAACTATGGGTTACTATCTTTAAAACCTGTACTATATGCTTGTAATATTGGAGAAGAAGATCTATTAGATGTAGGAAAAAACAAGTATGTTGATCTAGTAGAAGAATATGCAAAGAAGGAAGAATCCCAGGTAGTCGTTTTCTCAGCAAAAATAGAAGCCGAAATATCCCAATTGAGTAAAGAAGAAAAAGAAATTTTCTTATCTGAATTAGGTTTAAAGGAATCTGGATTAGATAGATTAGTAAAAGCCAGCTACGATCTTCTAGGGCTTATGAGCTTCCTAACAGCTGGACCTAAAGAAGTAAGAGCCTGGACAATTAAAAAAGGCACTAAAGCACCACAAGCAGCTGGAAAAATACACAGCGATATGGAAAAAGGTTTTATTAGAGCAGAAGTCATAAATTACAAAGACCTTCTTGAATGTGGTGGAATGGCCAAAGCTAAAGAGAAGGGACTTGTTAGACTAGAAGGAAAAGATTATATTATACAAGATGGCGATGTAGTCTTATTTAGGTTTAATGTATAA
- a CDS encoding DUF7916 family protein: MVKRILDLDFSDIKKMSKSEKLLSIKNGEGRTIMSEIVCTFPPILGDISNMELAAAFGADILLLNFYDVDNPKVEGIPVKGPSVVEKIREYTGRIIGANLEPVDQALLVHDRSTLPKGRLATVENAIKLVEQGIDMVLLTGNPKTGVSNEKIIQSISEIKRAVGDELIIAAGKMHGAGSMQEAGANIITKDLVKRFIDAGSDIILIPAPGTVPGITLEYARDLIDFCHSHNKLTITSIGTSQEGADEWTIRNIAIYNKMAGTDIHHLGDAGMSPGMATPENIMIYSIAVRGKRHTYRRMARSVNR, encoded by the coding sequence ATGGTTAAAAGGATACTAGATTTAGATTTTTCTGATATTAAAAAGATGAGCAAAAGTGAGAAGCTTTTGAGTATCAAAAATGGCGAAGGTAGAACTATCATGTCAGAAATAGTTTGTACTTTTCCACCTATTTTAGGAGACATAAGCAATATGGAGTTAGCTGCTGCTTTTGGTGCAGATATTCTACTATTAAACTTTTATGATGTAGATAATCCAAAGGTAGAAGGTATTCCTGTCAAGGGTCCTTCTGTGGTAGAAAAGATCAGAGAATATACTGGAAGGATAATAGGGGCAAATTTGGAGCCTGTAGACCAAGCTCTATTGGTTCACGACAGGAGTACTTTGCCAAAGGGAAGGCTGGCTACAGTTGAAAATGCAATTAAACTAGTGGAACAAGGGATAGATATGGTACTTTTAACTGGAAATCCAAAGACTGGGGTTAGCAATGAAAAGATAATTCAATCTATTAGTGAGATTAAAAGAGCAGTTGGAGATGAATTGATAATAGCAGCAGGGAAAATGCATGGAGCAGGAAGCATGCAAGAAGCAGGTGCTAACATAATAACTAAGGACCTAGTAAAGAGATTTATCGATGCAGGCAGCGATATAATATTGATTCCAGCACCAGGTACCGTACCTGGAATTACTTTAGAATATGCAAGGGACTTAATTGATTTTTGTCATTCCCATAATAAATTAACTATAACTTCCATAGGTACTTCCCAAGAAGGGGCTGATGAGTGGACCATTAGGAATATTGCCATATACAACAAAATGGCAGGTACAGATATTCATCATTTAGGGGATGCGGGAATGTCACCGGGAATGGCTACACCTGAAAATATAATGATATACTCTATTGCAGTTAGAGGAAAGAGGCATACCTATCGAAGAATGGCAAGATCAGTTAATAGATAA